TTGAAATCATCTGCTGAGTTTTAGGGTTTGGTAacggggagggaaaaaaaatcccctcaaacAGCTCAGCCTGTACTGTCCCGTCCCCTGTGCATCCTTGTCTTCAAAGGGGACTTTGTTCTATTGATGTCTCCAATAGTTACAGCATTGACTTTTAAAAGCTTACTTTGAAAACCAAAGCTTTTTGAAAACAGGTTTACTTGAATGCTTTAAAGGAATACACATAAAATagagtttaaatatattttttttttatttcttgtggtttttctttatattagattttttttttcagtcaaaagacAGCATTACAACCTACCAACCAAAACCAGGTTACATACACACAGGCACACTACATAATGTATTCCAGGCAGTCATGTCCTTCAGTCTGTTGACACACGGCAAATGTTTAAACAATGTCCTACAAGAAGTAGACACCCTTTCCCTACTAACCTGCTTACACTGATTTAACATGTAACACACAAAAAGGACGTATTTTGTTAGCTTTGAGTTTCAGACAAGGTTTCAGTCCTACAGCATAGGTGATGTAGAAAAAcgtggggctttttttttttcctcttcttacaATCCCGGTGTGGAAGTTGTCCCGCTGTGGTAAGGCATCCAGCAGAGCACGGCTGGTCGGGAACTGCTGCGTGGGCATCTGCTTGGTGGCGTGGGGCCCCGCAACCCCCCAGCCGGGTCAGCCGCGTGGCTGCTCTGCCccggggagctgctggctgcagggctggcagctggggacGATAGCGTTCTCCGGCGCATTTTAGGGGAGGCTTAAGGCAACCTTTTCTGACCAAATagcactttcttctcctttctcttgaaAGAAAACACTGGCGATTGAATGGGCCATCCATCCTGGCCAAGCACTGTTGCTCATTCTGCTGCCACTGCTCGCTCTCCACGCACAAACTGGTGAGGAACTGGGGTTTAGGCTGGGCTTTTCAGAGCTGCCTAAGAGATTTACCACCCCAAATGCTAAAtgttttttagatttaaaaaaaaaaaaaaaaagctaaatgcTTTTTAGGGCATTAATTCTGTTAGGCTTCTCTGAAAATCCCAGCGTCTACTTTTAAAACAacatagaaacacagaaatatcGAAAACTGACTCCCCAGTCATCCCTTGCATAGGACTTTTAACTATAGTTCACTGACTTCTTCAAGTTCTGTAGTTGTGTTAAAAAAAGATGACACACCATGAAAGAGGGTGAAAGGCACATGTACAGTCAGTCCAGCGTGGAGATGGATAATGTGCATGGATGAGTTTTGCAAGCAGAATTCCTACGGTTGatacatacaaataaaatattgcagtgcTCAGTGGCTCTGTACGGATATATTTATGATACGAGagaaaatattactattttactGTTATGCCTTGTGCTGTTCCCTCACCCCTAGATTTCCCAAAGCATAATGATGTCAATATAAAGCTGAGGATAAGATTTCAGTGAGACTTGGACATAGCTGCTCCCAGCTTCCCTGACATGGGTACACGAGGTGAATGTGAGAGCGGAGAAACTTTGGGCTCCCCTGTGCAACCCATTTTTAAGCTACACTTACAATTTACTGTGCTGGTTTCCCCCTCCATTTGCAAGGAATAAAATTTTCCCCCCACAGAGGTGATAAAATACCATCAGAGTGGAAGGCAGGGAGATCCTCATGGTTAGCTGTGACAGAGCCAAAGCCTCACACAGTGTTTTCCTGCGCCAGGGCGTGCGGTAGCATCCCCCTAACAGAGCTCTGCACTCGCTCTGGGTACGGGGCTGGCAAAGCAAAGCCAGCCAGCCCAGGGGGTATTAGCTCAGAGCGAGTGTAGGGGGGGGGACACCTGTGTGTCACCTCTctgtaaaaagaattttaaaaaggactAGACGTAAGAGCCATCTTTGTTATTAAATGGAGCTGTTCATCTTTGTCATCCTCATCCTTATAAAGGAAGACTTGTGGGTTTAGTTAATGACACAGATCTCTTAAGAAGCAAAAAGAGAGGCTGTTTGATGATGCATCAATGAAGGCATGAAACGGGAGACCTCCTGCCCAAGCTGTGTCTGGATGTCCAGAGCCCGCGGCTGTGAGTGCTCCCACCAGCGGCATCCTGGAGTCGAGCGGGGGAGAAGGCAGCGTCCCCGGCAGGGCTGAGGACACCTCTCACCAGAAGAGGGACTTGCCAACCACACAGAGCCTCTCCCACCACTTCATCCGGCTTCTGCAGTCACAGTCATGCAACCCATGGCAGCCACTCTGGTCATGGTAGTGGGAGAGAACTGAGCCCTTGAGGATGCTGGGCAACTATTCATGACTTTTCATTCATTGTATTGAGCAGATCTGAGAGAAATGGGTGGAGATGGAAAGCTCTGCCTTGAAGAAGACAAGCCCTGAGGCGATCAACCCAGTTTAAGGCCCTTTAATGTCTCCGGCTGGTCTAACAGTGGAAACGCCCTGGGATGGAGAGGCTGCACGTGTGGTGGGTGTCTGTCCTTGGGCTCTGGTCCCTGCGAGCAGCTGTGCTGAGGAGTTCACCAGACACAGTCCTGTggtggaggaggacttggggggaAGCTCTGAGGACTGGGGGGGATGCTGGAGTCCTGGCCTGTCCCTCCCACCACCAGCAGCTATTTCTGAGTGCAGGGAGCAAAGAAGGTGCAGCAAACTGGGGGTACATCTGTGCCACCAGTGGAAGCGGTGACTGTTGAAAATCCTCAGTGGCTAGAGAGTCACCGTGGCACCAGCTGAACATGGGTGGCCTCTTGTTTTAAACCTGGACACTCAGGGAAGACTCGAGGACTGCCATcaccccatccccagcacaggGGAGCAGGACTTGGTGCTGCCTTCTGGCAGGCAGCAACAGGCAGATTCTGAGAAGCATTTTTCTTGACTTGAGGTGTTTTATCGCTTCTTACTGGCTGTTTTCTAATTATGATATGGTTTAATCTTTGGGGACTCATTTGTTTTTCAATAAATTCACTTGAAATTTAATTTCCACTTTATGCAGGGCACTGGAACTGATATTTATCCTCCATGGGAGCGACTGCAAAGCTATGTGTTTCAAGCCTAGAACCTCACTGgagtattttttcatctttttttgttgttgttgttctgacTGGCATGACAAGACATCTagtgtggtgttttgttttttttttttctccccagtgagGCTGGATGGAAGAGGAAAAGGTATCAGTAAGATGTAAATGTAAAACTATTGATTAGAAACATGCCTAAAGGAAGAGTGAAGATTCCCACAGTGGTGATCTTTGAGATGAGCCTTGTGTTTATGCTATCCATGGTGAAAAAGAAACACCGACTCCCACGGAAAGAATCGTTTTCCTTCCAGATTGAGCTTTTACAGCAGAGTTTTTTGGAAAGCGCATCTGTGAGTGCAAGTTTCAGAGCACTGCGTGATGAGGACTTTGCCCCACCTCCCTGGCAGCTCCCCCCAGCCTTGCAGTGCAGGCGAGAGCCAAAATTCGGTGAAAGGACTTTGTTGCTGCTGATGTGGTTGCCAGCAAGGTGTCCTGCATGTGCCGCGGCCGCTAGCCTGCCTTTGCAGTGTGGCAAGCAGAGCCACGGCGGAGTTGCCCTGGGAGGTGGGCTGTACGGGGGCACGTGGGTTTAGACGTGTCCTGGCGtgatctggttttcatctcaaGAGGTGACACTTCTCCAGGAGGGCTGCCTCTCGCGGTCTTGTCCTGATGGCTGGGGGAGCCTTGCCACTCGCTTCAGGGGGTTCATCCATCGCACCGGTATGGAGCCAGGCTGCGCTGCCCCGTGTCAAGAGAAGGCAACTGAGATGCAAATCTCTCCTTCCTTGTTCGGAGAAGATCCCCTGCACCACGGGCCTTTGAGTGGCGGAAAGGCTCTTTCCACCATAGGAATCTGCTGCCTGTACTGCTGCCTGCGCAGTGTCCCGATGCCCCCAGGCCTGCCCGTCCATGCCCGCTCCTCACACAAAGCCAGTGCGgggctgggaagctgctgccgGGGCCAGAGCATCTTGGCCCATCCGAGCCCCAGCAGCCATGGCTGCAGCACTGCCACGCACCGGggaatgtttccttttttctttatgctttcattgcaagaaaatacaaacatttccTCCAACAAATCTGCCTGTCACCTGCATCAGCATTTCTCCATGTGATTGCTTCAACGGTTTCTCCCATCCTGGCTGCCTTCTGATCCCAGGGATGTCGTGGGAGCCAGGCCAGCTGTAGCTTCACTTCCCAAATCCTCAGGGGCTCAGTGCTTAAAATCCGTACCTGGTTGTTCACAAACAAGTCCAAGGAAGGACCAGCCACATTCTAGCAGCTGTAAGGTGAATTTTCTTGACACAGGCAAACGAAGaggggctgctgctcagggatGGTCTCACCACAAGTGGCCACAGCTCCTTTTCCGTGTCGGTTCTGTGTCGGAGCATCAAACCCTGCAGCTCTTCCAACGCGCAGCAGCCTGGGCAGCCGTTCACCGACACGTGCTGCCAAAGGCTCCGGCCACATCCCCGCAGCGTCCCTCAGGATCACACAACCAAAGGCCTCACAAACCCCACATCCGAACAGAGAAGCATGGAAAGACCACATTTTTAAAGACCCCGGCATATTTGTTTGTCCCTGAGTCCATACTGTAGTTCCCTACgcaagtaaagaaaagaaagcaagactCATCCTAGCCATTCAAGCAGGACACCTGCCTCCCTGCCAGCCAGCGCCGCGTTTGCTTCACCTTCCCGTTGGGAGCATCGCACAGCTAGTCACAAATTGAAAATACTgggtgcaaaaaaaaaaccccaacaacaaaccCCTAAAAAACTAAAACCCACACCCCAAAACAACCTACCGAACACCCACACCATGTCGTGAAGTatctacacatgcacacatgtgcacacagaaaGAGTTCTCAGTTTTTAAGCACCTTTCATTTGTTTCAAGATTTGAGGAGACTCGTAACCTCAGTGTAAAGGGGTTTTCTTGCTCTGGCAACACTGGGCAGGAGATTTGGTATCAGGCCAGGTCTTGTGCTCGCTGTTGGGCAGGAGAGGAGCATTGCAGGGCTTCTGCAAAGCACAGTTTGAACACACCTTTGCCGCAGCATAAGGAGGGCTGTCACACTGGTGGATCGACAGTCACTTTGCAGGGGGTTAGTAGGTGATTATTAGATGTTAATACATGAGCAAGTGTGCAAACAGCAGAGGGGGCATGGCAGGAGCCCGAATATGCTGTGGTAAGTGCGCTCCACTGACCTGCAGGATGCTAGGACTCTGGATTAGCCTCTTCATGAAAACATCATTAATAATTTATTGAGCCGTTATAAACATACTCTTGATACAAAGTGTGATAATAGTTCTGCTTCATGTCCTGTGCTGGCTGGGCACAGCGTGATGAAAGATGTCTCAGACTggcacagagagaagaaaggaaaagaaaacagtttgcGTTCACTTCTGAAAACCAGGACGGAGTAACAGCATCAGCCACTTGAAATGGGTGCTGGGTGCCGGCTGTTGGCAGCCACGACTACGCTGAGCCCCCCCAGGAGCACGGCCAAGGGTTTCTGCCTCGCGATGGATGAGCAGGATGCAGAGGATTTCGATGAGGGGTTTCTCCTACTGGGGTACTGTTTGCAAGCAGACTGGTGGGCATGGGAAGGCCTGGCAGGTGAGACATGGCAGGATCCGCCCCGGGACGCCATCCCCGGCCAGCCTTGCTGCCCCCTGCCCGCCATCCCCAGCGAGCTGCAGAGGGGTGATGCTGTCGCAGCCAGCCTCTGACTTCAGGAGCACTCTGGAGGGACTGGCAGCATCCCAGATGCACGGGAGAATTTGCAATGAAGAACAGGCTGGGAGGCAGGACGTTGCTTGGCTTGTCCACTTCTGGATGTATATTTGGGCTAGAGAGAAGATGCTTCCTCTACTGCTGTTGCCCGGTGGCCACAGAGCTTATCACCCAGCGACATGGGAGAGAGAACATGATGAAGGCAGCACCTCACCGGACATCCATGGAACACCCGGGAGCTCAGGCTCAGCCCCTGCTTGTCTTCACGTGCACCTGTGCCAGCAGCCCTACAGATGCTCCCAGTTCACACCAGGCACCACTTCAGAGGGAAACAAAAGGCATTTAATGGGAAGCCCAGGAAGCCAAAGGAGGTAAACGTTCCCCTCCAGTCAAGGAGCTGTCAGCCTCATCACCAGGAGGACACCAGAGATGAAATTGGGCGATCTCCAGTGTGGCTTTAGGTTTGGTGACGAGGGACGGTCATTGCGGCGAGGCCCGAGGAGTGGCAGGAGATGCCGAGGGCTGGGGTATAACGCCCAGTCCCCCAGCCCGCTCTTTCTCTGCTGATAAACCACCAGCCATGAAACAACCAGCTCGGGTGCCAGCGTGCTCACCagaaaggctgaaaaagcagCGACCAAACCAGCGTGGCAGGTGCAGAATACGGCCCAGCACCTCGACAGTGCCACGCTCGCTACAGCAGGCACCAGCCGCTGCAGCCAGAGGGGCAGGAGGCATCACATCACTCGTGTGATGAGGGCACCGGGTCTCAGGAGGACTTGAAACAAGAAACTGGCCTGGAAGAATTGAAAGGGAAAGGCTGAAAAGAGAGATTTGAAAGcggtttttcatttttttctgggcTTTTGGGAATGCCATGTCATCGGAGCGAAAGATAAACACTGCAGGTTAGCATCATCAGCCAGCTCGCCCACGGTCCAGGCTCCCAGGCATAGAGCTGGGGGCTGGTGCTCATAAGAgggttaattttgtttttaatctcatttaaaaattaataaatatcagCTGTCTGAGGCTGGGCTTACCACAATTCCTTCAACCTAAGTCCCAGGCTGATACTAAGGGATGTAACATGGTGAATGGAAGAAACTCCTGTGAAATCAGCATTTTGGGTGTGCGTGGGAGGGTATTTCTTGTCTCAGAGGGTGGGAATCCAGGCTGTGAGCTGGCCACAAGCAGGACGTGATGGCCAGACCTTCCGGGGGGCACAGGGTGCAAAACCAGTCCCTaaagggagggagctggggggaaTCACCAAATTTCTGCTGGGTTTGGAGCCATCTCAGCTGATGCTGGAGCCAGTGAAAAGTCTGGACCGTGTCCTTTGGAAGGCAGAATGAGTCCGTCACAGGGAGGGGAGGGATTTGCATTAAAAATCAGCATTGCCCACAACAGAATTTGGCCCTTCACAGGAAAGGATGTAATTTTTAGTGGGGGAAGAAGGCATTCCCATTACAGCTCCGCTGCAGCGATCCTCTCgcccagccctcctgccccatcctgtCCCTTTGCAGCCACTCTCAGGTCCATTTTTGCCCTTACTTCAgcctcttccctccagcctcctcttCAGCATCCCTTCACCACCAGCTTCGACGTGCTTTTGCCACCTCAGGGAAGCTCCACAGATCTCTGCCTCCGCTCCCCTCCCAGGGATTAACGCCGGGCAGCCGACGCTCCTTGGCTTAAACGGTGCCTCTTACAAGTACATAGGTATTTAGAGAAATACCCACACCCACATCTATATGTATATAGGCGTGGCTTGGGCAGCTGAGTGGCTCCAGGAGGAGGGGGCTTGCTCAGACGAGGCAGCCAGCAGCTCGGCGGGACCATCAGTCACAGCGATGCTACCGCCGGCCACGGGCTGGCCACCCCCTCCCAGTGCGGTGGCCACGGGCTCCGGCGAGGTGCTGGGACAGTGCTTTGTTTCCTGAGATTGCttttaaagttgtctttaaaaaaacaccatgAGGCACCGCGAGCTGCCCGGCTGACCCTGCCATGAAGATTTCTACCAGCTCTTCCCCATGGCAAGCCCTTTTGGGACCGGCAGTGGGGGTTTTGTCTTACCATGGTAAAATGTAGTTAAGAAATGAAGGAGGGAGGGGCGGTGTTTGCTGGTTTTGGGGTGAGGAAGCATTATTTAGTGTTATTGATGAGATTTTCCTAAAAATCCCAAATCTTGTTGCTTTGTTACTCTTTTCACTTGCGCTTGGTGCCTCTGCTTGTGACATCCCAGTCTGGCTATGCGTGGAGTCATGACATCATGAAGAAAGGCACTGATGTCACAGGCTTGTCAGGACAAACAGGCTTGGCCGTGGATTTCAGAAACGGGTGATTTCACCAGGAATACCGATTTCCCGTGTGAAGGTTGGCGTGGCTGCGAGGGTGGAGGGAGCGGCACAGCCCTCCACGCTGGCAGCTCCAGGGGTTGCTGGCCCGGCTGGCGCCGGGGGCCAAGGGCGAGGGGAGCAGcagagggtggggggaggaagaCGAGGAGTGGGGGGGCCGGGCGTGCAGGCCTGGGGGGGTGCGTGGAGTGAAACCGCAGCCCGGCGTCACCGGTGTTCGTCAGGGCCGACGCTCCCCAGGGCGGCTGGTGTCGGGGCAGGGTGTGAAGTCTCCTTCCACcgggggaggtggtggtggggagcgGCAGCGCGGGCGTCCCGGCGAGGTCAGTAGTTGCAGTGGCGCTGGCAGGGCTGGTGGACGAAGGTCCCAGCGTGCTGCTTGGCCCGGCGCAGCGGGCGCTGGCGGGCCCGGTTCTGCCGCTGCAGCGCCTTCTGGCTGAGCCAGTGCTTCTCCGCCAGCTGCTTGGCCCGCTGCACCCGCCGTGCCTGCCCGACCTTCTCCAGGATGGCAGCCTTCATCGAGAGGGACCTGCTGTGGTGTGGCACGTGCCGCTCCAGCCGCGGCTCCGGCACCTCCCTGCAGAGAAAGGAGCCATCAGTGGCCGCTGGCTCCTGGCCCTCACCCACCCCGGCAAGAAGGGGACCGGGGTCTCCAACCCCCTTCCCGTCACGCTGTGCCCCCAGGATGGAcccggccccctcccgccccagTAGCCTGCCAAGGGCTGGGGAGGCTCCAGCACAGGTGGGTTCTAGGACACCCGGGATAAATCCAGACACCACCGGGAACGGGGCCGTCCCACAGTTTCCCACAGTGGCTAAGTGCCTTGCGCCCAGTGGAGGGAAGTCAAGCCTGGCCCCGTTTCCATCCTGCTTGTGACCCATTTGGTCTCCTGGCCCATTTCTAGCTCCCTTTGGCACCCTTTCTGCACCCTCCAGCACTGAGGTTCCTCTGAAGCTCTTGATATCAAGCTGTGGCCCTCAGGGACACTCCGCAAAGAGAGAAGTCCTGGAGGACCAGTGTCCCCTAGACGAGGTGGAGGTTCACCCTaaattttcctcctcctctgccccagtgAGAGGCTCATGGGGCAGATGCTGGAGGGCTGGGACCAGGGGGCAGTGGGGACCCCATGGCACAGTGGGACACAGGGGCTGGCCAGCAGTGGCAGGGCTGAGTGTGTACGTGATCAGGGCTTTCCCGGTGCTGCGGGGCAGTGGAGGGCAGCcatggggagagggcagagctccccaggagctgcagggaggctgTGGCCCTGGGGAAGGACGGTGGGCGGCTCCAGCCtacagctcctggggaaggagaggacaGTGGGGCCATTTGGGGCATTTCTGTTTAACCTCCCCCCCCTGGCTAAGCTGGATTTTGGGGCAGGGAGAAATGTCTGCATCCATGGCTGGTGGTGTCCTGCTCCTCCATGGCTGTGCTGGGCCAGTCAGAGCCAGGAGGGTGATCGGGGGACTGCAGCAACCTCCTGCCTGGGGGCGCCAGGAGCCTTGGGGGGACCACTGCGCCCAAAGGCCACCTTATCCCgttgggtttgctttgcttgtgtcaTACCTGTGCAAAACCCTGTGGTTAAGCTCAGCCTGGCAAACCCCCCTGGACGGGCAGTGGGGTGACAGGTGGCATTGGTACAGGTGGCCGCACCAGCAGACCCTGCTTGCGAcaggggagggggacacagcCCTCTCCCACTGCAACCCAGCGGCAAGCTCACGGTCCTGCACCCACAGACATCTCAGCATGGCATTGGGATCCCCTTAGCAGAGTATTTTGGGACACAGAGGCTGCCATCCTCGCACAGCACCAGTCGGGGCACCCCGCCAGGTGTGCAGGGTGCTCTCTTGAGGCGGGATGTGGGGACACTGAGGACCCCCACAGCCCCACTCCATCCGTGGGCAGCGGGGGTGAAATGCTCCCGGCACACACAGTGATTTGGGGTGTTGGGACTGACCGTCCACCCCAGTGCCCCAGCGTGTGGTGGGGTCGGCAGCCCCCAGAGAGCCCCCCCGAGCCGCACTCACCCATCAGCATCATCCTCGGGGCCCTCCCCGTCCACCTCGAGGGTGCTGGTGACGTAGACGGACATGCTGGGGTGCTCGATGAGCAGGTCCTCCATGGGGCTGCTC
The sequence above is drawn from the Strix uralensis isolate ZFMK-TIS-50842 chromosome 18, bStrUra1, whole genome shotgun sequence genome and encodes:
- the TP53INP2 gene encoding tumor protein p53-inducible nuclear protein 2 isoform X1, whose protein sequence is MFQRLTSLFFSDSNTPEGLEEPKPFVEEEEEEDGWLIIDLAGSRARPGAARRVGAGGTGRSARSRPAPPGPPPPAPAASPALAGPCLMDESWFVTPPPCFTAEEPGPGGVGSSPMEDLLIEHPSMSVYVTSTLEVDGEGPEDDADGEVPEPRLERHVPHHSRSLSMKAAILEKVGQARRVQRAKQLAEKHWLSQKALQRQNRARQRPLRRAKQHAGTFVHQPCQRHCNY
- the TP53INP2 gene encoding tumor protein p53-inducible nuclear protein 2 isoform X2 — translated: MFQRLTSLFFSDSNTPEGLEEPKPFVEEEEEEDGWLIIDLAEEPGPGGVGSSPMEDLLIEHPSMSVYVTSTLEVDGEGPEDDADGEVPEPRLERHVPHHSRSLSMKAAILEKVGQARRVQRAKQLAEKHWLSQKALQRQNRARQRPLRRAKQHAGTFVHQPCQRHCNY